The segment TATAACCTCGCTCAAGAAAGAGGTCGGTCTTCCTGTTGCACTTCACTGCCACTGTACATCAGGCATGGCTTCAATGAGCTATATGGCTGCATGTGATGCTGGTGTCGATGTTCTTGACACTGCATTATCTCCTCTGGCAGGTGGGACTTCCCAGCCTCCGACAGAGTCAGTTGTTGCAGCACTTGCAAGGACAAAATATGATACTGGTCTGGATCTGGAACTTCTGACCGAGTCTTCAAGATACTTCAAGGAGCTCAAAGAAGAATACCGGGGTATACTTGATCCGATATCAGAGCAGATCGATACTAACGTCCTGCTTTACCAGATTCCTGGTGGTATGCTTTCCAATCTTGTTTCACAGCTCAAGGAGCAGAATGCTCTTGACAAATATGATGCTGTTCTGGAAGAGATGCCAAAGGTCCGTGAGGAACTTGGATATCCTCCACTTGTCACTCCAACCAGCCAGATCGTTGGAACTCAGGCTGTATTGAATGTTCTTATGGGTGAGCGCTACAAGGTCATACCTAAAGAAGTGAAGGATTATGCTCGTGGTCTGTATGGAAGGTCACCTGCACCTATCAGTTCTGAAATGATCGCAAAGATAATTGGCGACGAAGAGCCTATTACCTGCCGCCCGGCAGACCTTCTGGAACCTGAATATGAGTCTCTTAAGAAAGAGGCAGAAGAACAGGGTCTTGTGAAGAAGGAAGAGGATATTTTGACCTACATACTGTATCCTGCTATTGCACCAAAGTTCTTGCTTGGTGAGGCAGAAGAAGAGGAGCTTCTCCCTGTAACTGTTGCGCAGGCTGCTCTACAGGCCCATGTGGAAATACCGACCGATTACCGTGTTGAGATCGATGGCGAGGTATTTGATGTCAAGGTAGAGCCTACTGGAGGTTCTGTCCAGGTCGTGGAGAGCTCAAAAACGACAGTTGAATGTGAAGGCGCTGTTACAAGCCACATGCAGGGCATGATCCTTTCGATCAATGTCAATGTTGGCGACACCGTTGAAGAAGGAGATAAGATCTGTGTTATCGAAGCCATGAAGATGGAGAATGCGATCCATGCTCCAGTCAGTGGTGTAGTAAAGGAGATCTTTGTCTCTGAAGGTGATCCCGTTGGTACGGGAGAAGTATTGATGGCAATCAACTGATCCGAGGTATACATCATGTTCAAAAAAGTACTTGTAGCCAACAGGGGTGAGATCGCTATACGCATCATGCGTGCTTGCAGAGAACTTGATATCCCCACTGTGGC is part of the Methanococcoides orientis genome and harbors:
- the oadA gene encoding sodium-extruding oxaloacetate decarboxylase subunit alpha; the protein is MSVKITETILRDAHQSLLATRMRTRNMLPIVEKLDEVGYYSLEMWGGATFDTCIRYLNEDPWERLRELKKQMVNTPAQMLLRGQNLVGYRHYSDDVVEKFVTKAHENGIDIFRIFDAVNDIRNMEKSIKVAKNVGANVQGTISYTISPVHTVEKYVEFAKDLAELDCDSICIKDMAGLLAPHEAYELITSLKKEVGLPVALHCHCTSGMASMSYMAACDAGVDVLDTALSPLAGGTSQPPTESVVAALARTKYDTGLDLELLTESSRYFKELKEEYRGILDPISEQIDTNVLLYQIPGGMLSNLVSQLKEQNALDKYDAVLEEMPKVREELGYPPLVTPTSQIVGTQAVLNVLMGERYKVIPKEVKDYARGLYGRSPAPISSEMIAKIIGDEEPITCRPADLLEPEYESLKKEAEEQGLVKKEEDILTYILYPAIAPKFLLGEAEEEELLPVTVAQAALQAHVEIPTDYRVEIDGEVFDVKVEPTGGSVQVVESSKTTVECEGAVTSHMQGMILSINVNVGDTVEEGDKICVIEAMKMENAIHAPVSGVVKEIFVSEGDPVGTGEVLMAIN